One window from the genome of Cardiocondyla obscurior isolate alpha-2009 linkage group LG04, Cobs3.1, whole genome shotgun sequence encodes:
- the Gw gene encoding trinucleotide repeat-containing gene 6C protein isoform X3 encodes MFPHNSSSHEISTETNAFVQNSMGDVVVLEESSLDGVEEGEGSEHIRYCDIESIANSSMMAAPISHPEATAANDFSTVLLNQAGEFNSTGIGKACQSVAPATTKYPTNHPQICDNNNKINNHNNAEHNHHKYRKQNTPGLLGPQLGSSANNSKSTCKTLSDNKTSFSTVYIRITHIRVSVNFVRDEVCYNIVGVPSLVRIPKSDSPQRLLHLPNSDDNYSLLGSCLDLGDNNKFKANFSYISNNNSKSVILLSSTSYSNHYLLFSGGFDKIAAVIPVLCIKRDDSTTTTSNRMKLLGDKYALVTSFAQISRLLANDRILDDSNSGIRVSLSCRIARHFLESHLNYNTLPPVSACARNFAMYTASSSITLIVSRNEVIDHTLRSFLKNLTQLYVQSSISPLCNVTVTELMQHICVPLLIICKSNDYNVGNNYNEYYNNEYGNVGSIEEEINISNNNPDVIGDIVDIAVCYKTSVMMITNVRILGSQNDGISCTEATIYTVGALLFQDNNKPLNTCFKISRHRGSVAAGRESNSTIKSVFRSKFSDKCSNVKFETSHTARLDESDNSKQVKLTVNIPIMTTCKPTMTLTCQSATVASQTIVVPVSRAESRTNDNDMRLEYFNILQNDQICIQYMLLSHTDDLNKDDLCRYDATKFKDAQIIATDKLKATATSKDDAQLICKYHRDTPKYDQSRKNDDDNAITTNSNEDFSLSTTICHLLKHYVRELISACQKTYKTNTYEYEVNRRRLRSVLDVLFRKCISELYENYNESITSYKQRWGIPMGLRLVGGGESSLNSGGATSWGTTQATTPNNNNTNQSGWGGTPGNPPGSANAPNNWGGNTVNRSVTGNPNQNQNQGPPGNQNNPGNVSKVNNPNQQSNQQSGPPTSQSNNPTQGNQNNNQWSQGKSNNPSGLGQNPSVQNNNSSGVQQQQSSSSSANNNQSNNPTQGTVSIGNTSTTNNPSTKQQLEQLNTMREALFSHDGWGCQNVNQDTNWDVPTSPEPSITKDGVPIWKPPVNNGTDLWEANLRNGGQPPPQQQTKTPWGHTPATNIGGTWGEDDETADSSNMWTGAPTQSQPSAAQWTGAAGNQAGSNWGDPRIDHRDPRDLRSVDPREMRDPRDHRMSLDPRDHMRVMDPMARDPRMADMRGDPRGISGRLHGANADAMWSQPPGPPHHQMGHQHPSGPPAKMLNPSNMNQWAAQPPKDIMPGKPSGWEEPSPPTQRRNVPNYDDGTSLWGNPAANQRAMPGSKVSHWKDIPAPNLARGGMQCPPGMPQNRMPGQPGMKPTDVSNPMWGHPGAPGGRNGTWTDGPHDTASWDDPKTPATWNEPPLNPGWGGPTAHKPKPMGPAGSWTDSDMDPTPSWAHPAKPALTKEVIWNSREFRYLCDLGFKKEDVEVALRNREMNREEALELLNQLRPVDQWRRHETHSGYDPAHQTTTTPAYPRFNHVGQQMSFPPASRASQNQPSTQQLRMLVQQIQLAVHEGYLNHQILNQPLAPQTLMLLNQLLQQIKVLQQLHQQHAVQNTMKGSNQSALQISVQITKTKQQITNLQNQIAVQQATYMKQQQQHPAPPSQASEYYKSSVHDPMSALQNSFSDLAMNKEPPVSQQQSRLNQWKLPSIDKDGDLVSNDFSRAPGTTSKPPATPGGLTQSHSSPNMNPLLGQGDGTWSSRLGDSGWPDPSNSDSTDGKDWQPGGAAYTDLVPEFEPGKPWKGTQIKSIEDDPSITPGSVVRSPLSLATIKDTDTIFSSSSKTSPPPQTANPDTSIPSLSNSTWTFNPPATTPSAFTSTSKNTWGESAPPPTAVTSELWGAPMSKARGPPPGLSSKGATNTSNGWGAGLGSVSRSSSSWNSGWMSTWLLLKNLTPQIDGSTLKTLCMQHGPVQDFRLYQNHGIALTKYSSRDEAIKAQGALNNCVLGNTTIFAESPAESEVATILQQLGHGGQQQAGGSGGAGWGLRPTNKAGPPPDTWGGSSSQLWGAPPTSNSLWSNAGIDNSDQQRATPSSLNSYLPGDLLGGESM; translated from the exons ATGTTTCCACACAATTCTAGTTCACATGAGATTTCTACAGAAACAAATGCCTTCGTACAAAATTCCATG GGGGATGTAGTAGTATTAGAGGAAAGCAGTCTGGATGGGGTGGAGGAAGGGGAAGGATCAGAGCACATTAGGTACTGTGATATCGAATCGATAGCAAACAGCAGCATGATGGCAGCACCTATTAGCCATCCCGAAGCTACCGCCGCCAATGACTTTTCAACCGTCCTGCTGAACCAAGCTG GTGAGTTCAACTCAACCGGCATAGGTAAGGCCTGCCAGTCAGTGGCGCCAGCAACCACAAAATACCCAACAAATCACCCTCAAATctgcgataataataataaaataaataatcacaACAATGCAGAACATAATCATCACAAGTACAGAAAGCAAAACACACCGGGCTTGCTTGGTCCGCAGCTGGGCAGCTCCGCCAATAACTCTAAGTCTACTTGTAAGACATTAAGTGATAATAAGACTAGCTTTAGTACTGTATACATTAGGATAACACATATAAGGGTAAGTGTAAATTTTGTAAGGGACGAAGTGTGTTACAACATCGTTGGGGTACCTAGCCTAGTTAGGATACCCAAGTCTGATAGTCCCCAACGGTTGTTACACCTCCCTAACTCTGATGACAATTACTCCTTACTAGGGTCCTGCCTTGACCTAGGCGACAACAATAAATTTAAGGCTAATTTTAGTTACATAAGTAATAACAACTCCAAATCTGTGATATTGCTCAGCTCAACCAGTTACAGTAACCATTACCTCCTCTTTAGTGGTGGCTTTGACAAGATAGCTGCTGTTATCCCGGTACTTTGTATTAAAAGGGACGATTCTACCACCACCACATCGAATAGAATGAAACTACTAGGTGATAAGTACGCCCTAGTTACCAGTTTTGCTCAGATCTCTAGACTGCTTGCAAACGATAGAATTCTGGATGATTCTAACTCTGGCATCCGCGTCTCGCTGAGCTGCCGAATAGCACGACACTTCTTGGAATCGCATTTGAATTACAACACTCTACCACCGGTGTCTGCTTGCGCTCGGAATTTCGCGATGTACACCGCAAGTTCTTCCATTACGCTTATCGTTTCCAGAAACGAAGTAATTGACCACACTTTGCGATCTTTCCTGAAAAATCTCACACAACTATATGTACAATCTTCTATTTCTCCATTATGTAATGTCACTGTGACCGAGCTGATGCAACACATATGTGTTCCactattaataatatgtaaaagtAATGATTACAACGttggtaataattataatgaatattataataacgagTACGGTAACGTTGGTAGTAttgaagaagaaattaatattagtaataataatccAGATGTTATCGGAGACATTGTTGACATCGCTGTGTGCTACAAGACTAGTGTAATGATGATTACTAATGTTAGGATCTTAGGGTCTCAAAATGATGGTATTAGTTGTACCGAAGCAACAATATATACTGTTGGTGCTCTTTTATTTCAGGATAACAATAAGCCTCTAAACACTTGTTTTAAGATTAGTAGACATAGGGGATCGGTCGCTGCCGGTCGCGAATCTAACTCTACCATTAAGTCTGTATTTAGGTCTAAGTTCAGCGATAAGTGTAGTAACGTTAAGTTTGAAACATCTCATACCGCTCGACTTGACGAATCTGACAACAGTAAGCAAGTTAAGTTGACTGTCAACATTCCTATAATGACTACCTGCAAGCCTACGATGACGCTTACATGCCAATCAGCCACCGTCGCATCCCAAACAATTGTTGTACCTGTATCTCGGGCGGAGAGCCGCACGAACGACAATGATATGCGATTGgaatatttcaatatactCCAAAATGACCAAATATGTATCCAATATATGTTGCTAAGTCATACAGATGATCTTAATAAGGATGACTTGTGTCGTTATGACGCGACGAAATTTAAAGATGCGCAAATTATTGCTACCGACAAGCTCAAGGCTACCGCAACATCGAAAGATGACGCTCAGTTGATCTGCAAATATCACCGAGATACTCCCAAATACGACCAAAGTCGTAAGAATGATGACGATAACGCTATCACAACCAACAGCAACGAAGATTTCTCTCTATCGACTACGATATGTCACCTCCTCAAACACTATGTGcgtgaattaatttctgcTTGTCAGAAAACTTACAAGACGAACACATACGAATACGAAGTTAACCGACGCCGACTACGATCTGTCCTGGATGTCTTATTTCGCAAATGCATCTCTGAGTTGTATGAAAATTACAACGAGTCTATTACAAGCTACAAGCAACGCTGGGGCATACCGATGGGATTGCGCTTAGTAGGAGGTGGTGAAAGCTCTTTGAACAGCGGAGGAGCTACCAGCTGGGGAACTACGCAAGCCACTACgccaaataataataatactaaccAGAGTGGATGGGGCGGTACACCCGGCAATCCTCCCGGTAGTGCTAATGCGCCGAATAATTGGGGCGGAAACACTGTCAACCGATCTGTCACTGGTAATCcaaatcaaaatcaaaatcaAGGACCGCCTGGAAACCAAAATAATCCAG gtaATGTGAGTAAAGTTAATAATCCTAATCAACAATCGAATCAACAATCTGGTCCTCCAACATCTCAATCAAATAACCCTACTCAAGGAAATCAGAATAATAACCAATGGTCTCAGGGAAAATCTAATAACCCAAGCGGTCTTGGACAAAATCCATCAGTGCAGAACAACAACAGTAGTGGCGTTCAACAACAGCAATCTTCAAGTTCAAGCGCAAATAATAATCAGTCCAATAATCCTACTCAAGGAACTGTAAGCATTGGTAACACATCAACGACTAATAATCCGTCTACGAAGCAGCAACTTGAACAACTTAACACAATGAGAGAAGCGCTTTTCAGTCACGACGGTTGGGGTTgt CAAAACGTTAATCAAGATACAAATTGGGACGTTCCAACATCACCCGAACCAAGCATTACTAAAGATGGTGTACCGATATGGAAGCCTCCGGTAAATAACGGCACCGATTTGTGGGAGGCGAATTTGCGTAACGGCGGACAGCCACCGCCTCAGCAACAAACGAAAACACCGTGGGGTCATACTCCTGCAACCAACATTGGCGGCACTTGGGGCGAGGACGATGAAACAGCAGATTCGTCTAACATGTGGACCGGTGCACCGACACAGTCTCAGCCGAGCGCGGCTCAGTGGACCGGTGCCGCCGGTAATCAAGCCG GATCCAATTGGGGCGATCCCAGAATTGATCATCGAGATCCAAGGGACTTACGATCTGTGGATCCACGAGAAATGCGTGATCCTCGGGATCATCGTATGTCGTTGGATCCTCGAGATCATATGCGAGTGATGGATCCTATGGCGCGCGATCCACGAATGGCCGACATGCGTGGCGATCCACGCGGAATATCAGGTCGATTGCATGGTGCAAATGCGGACGCCATGTGGAGTCAACCACCCGGACCACCTCATCACCAAATGGGCCACCAACACCCCTCTGGACCGCCAGCTAAGATGCTTAATCCGTCGAACATGAATCAATGGGCTGCACAACCGCCGAAGGACATTATGCCCGGCAAACCGTCTGGTTGGGAAGAGCCTTCGCCACCTACGCAACGACGTAACGTGCCCAATTACGACGATGGAACTAGCCTCTGGGGAAATCCGGCTGCTAATCAACGTGCTATGCCAGGTAGCAAGGTTTCACACTGGAAGGATATACCTGCACCTAACTTGGCTCGTGGAG GCATGCAGTGTCCACCGGGTATGCCGCAAAACCGAATGCCAGGCCAACCTGGAATGAAACCAACAGATGTAAGCAACCCTATGTGGGGTCATCCCGGAGCTCCGGGCGGACGTAATGGAACATGGACAGACGGGCCGCACGATACTGCATCTTGGGATGATCCTAAGACACCGGCTACATGGAACGAACCTCCATTAAATCCCGGTTGGGGTGGTCCAACTGCGCACAAGCCAAAGCCTATGGGACCTGCCGGTAGTTGGACCGATTCTGATATGGATCCTACTCCTAGTTGGGCGCATCCTGCAAAGCCTGCTTTAACGAAAGAAGTTATTTGGAATAGTCGCGAGTTTCGTTACCTTTGCGATTTAGGATTTAAG aaagagGATGTCGAGGTAGCATTAAGAAACCGAGAGATGAACCGAGAAGAAGCATTGGAACTTCTCAATCAATTACGTCCTGTCGATCAGTGGAGACGTCACGAGACACATTCCGGTTACGATCCGGCACACCAAACAACCACCACGCCAGCTTATCCCCGATTTAATCACGTCGGACAACAGATGTCATTCCCTCCG gcATCTCGCGCATCGCAAAATCAACCAAGTACACAGCAATTGCGAATGCTTGTGCAACAAATTCAATTAGCCGTACACGAGGGATATTTGAATcatcaaattttaaatcaacCATTGGCCCCTCAAACTTTGATGCTACTAAATCAGTTACTGCAACAGATTAAAGTCCTGCAGCAGTTACATCAACAGCATGCTGTTCAAAATACGATGAAGGGAAGCAACCAGTCCGCTTTGCAGATCAGTGTTCAGATCACAAAGACTAAGCAGCAGATCACGAATTTGCAAAATCAAATCGCGGTTCAACAGGCGACATACATGaaacaacagcagcaacatCCAGCTCCTCCATCGCAAGCATCGGAATATTACAAATCTTCCGTGCACGATCCTATGTCAGCTCTGCAAAACAGTTTCAGCGATTTGGCAATGAACAAAGAACCCCCAGTG agtCAGCAACAATCGAGATTAAATCAGTGGAAATTGCCATCGATTGACAAGGACGGCGATTTGGTATCAAATGATTTTTCTCGTGCTCCCGGAACGACGAGCAAGCCACCGGCAACACCTGGTGGATTGACTCAGTCGCATAGCAGTCCGAATATGAATCCCTTGCTAGGTCAGGGAGACGGTACATGGTCTTCTCGACTTGGTGACAGTGGCTGGCCTGATCCGAGCAATAGCGATTCAACCGATGGAAAAGACTGGCAACCAGGCGGTGCCGCATATACTGATCTCGTGCCAGAGTTTGAGCCAGGGAAGCCATGGAAG GGTACCCAGATAAAAAGCATCGAAGATGATCCTAGCATCACTCCTGGCTCTGTTGTACGTTCTCCGTTGTCTCTGGCCACAATTAAAGACACTGACACGATCTTTTCATCGAGCAGCAAAACGTCACCGCCACCGCAAACAGCTAATCCTGATACGTCAATACCAAGTTTGAGCAACTCTACATGGACATTTAATCCGCCAGCTACTACACCTAGTGCATTTACTag CACTTCCAAAAATACATGGGGAGAATCCGCTCCTCCGCCTACTGCCGTGACTTCGGAACTTTGGGGTGCACCGATGAGCAAAGCACGCGGTCCACCTCCTGGTTTGAGCAGCAAAGGAGCTACGAACACGAGCAATGGCTGGGGTGCCGGTTTAGGAAGTGTTAGTAGGTCATCTAGTTCGTGGAACTCAGGCTGGATGTCTACTTGGCTTCTGCTAAAGAATCTTACTCCACAAATCGACGGCTCTACTTTGAAGACGTTGTGCATGCAGCATGGACCGGTTCAAGATTTCCGTCTCTACCAGAATCATGGAATAGCTCTGACAAAATATTCCTCTCGCGACGAAGCAATCAAG gCTCAAGGAGCCCTAAACAATTGCGTCCTGGGTAACACAACGATATTTGCCGAGTCACCCGCAGAGAGCGAGGTTGCTACGATTCTGCAGCAACTCGGTCACGGCGGACAGCAACAAGCCGGTGGTTCCGGAGGAGCTGGTTGGGGCCTTAGACCAACTAATAAAGCTGGCCCACCGCCCGACACATGGGGAGGCAGCTCTAGTCAACTCTGGGGCGCTCCGCCCACCAGTAATTCCCTATGGAGCAACGCGGGAATTGACAACAGCGATCAGCAACGAGCAACTCCCAGTTCTCTCAACTCGTACTTACCGGGAGATCTCTTGGGAGGTGAGTCGATGTAG